From the genome of Phyllostomus discolor isolate MPI-MPIP mPhyDis1 chromosome 12, mPhyDis1.pri.v3, whole genome shotgun sequence, one region includes:
- the ALDH16A1 gene encoding aldehyde dehydrogenase family 16 member A1 isoform X1: MLARGRGRRVLRLDHDLLQPALCSGEGGSTLWTSRFPWAERPADGGKWSGLVMAATRAESRAREIFTTLEYGPVPESHACVLAWLDTQDRCLGHYVDGKWLKPEHRDSLPCQDPVTGEHLASCLQAQPEDVAAAAEAARTALESWSGLPGASRAQHLTRLAKMIQKHQRLLWTLESLVTGRAVREVRDRDIPLALQLLQYHAIQAHSQEEALAGWEPMGVVGLILPPTFSLLEMMWRICPALAVGCTVVVLVPPASPTPLLLAQLAGELGPFPGILNVLSGPTSLVPVLAGQPGVQKVAFCGSVEEGRVLQRTLAGVGPELGLALGAESLLLLTEAADVDSAVEGVVDAAWSDRSPGGLRLLVQESVWEETMRRLQARMERLRGGRGLDGAVDMGTRGAAARDLAQHYVREAQSQGAQVFQAGDVPSDSPFFPPTLVSDLPPAAPGTQAEVPWPVVVASPFRTAKEALAMANGTPRGGSASVWSERLGQALELGYGLQVGTVWVNAHGLRDPAVPTGGCRESGSSRHGGLDGLYEYLRPSGTPARLPYRSENLNYETFGLAVPSTLPAGPETGPSPAPPYGLFVAGRFQAPGARSSRPIQDSQGKLHGYVAEGGAKDVRGAVEAAHQAAPGWVGQSPGARAALLWALAAALERREPTLALRLERHGVEPKAAKAEVKLSVRRLRDWGARAQAQNHSLQVAELRGPVLRLREPLGVLGVVCPDERPLLAFMSLLAPTLALGNTVVLVPSRTCPIPALDVCQDMATLLPAGVVNVVTGDQDHLARCLALHQDVQALWYFGSAQGSQFSEWASAGNLKPVWVSRGCPRAWEQEAAGAGPELELRAARTKALWLPMGD; the protein is encoded by the exons ATGTTGGCACGTGGGCGGGGTCGCCGGGTGCTAAGGTTGGATCACGATCTCCTGCAGCCCGCCCTTTGCTCTGGAGAGGGCGGTTCCACCCTTTGGACCTCAAGGTTTCCTTGGGCAGAGCGCCCGGCAGACGGTGGAAAGTGGTCTGGACTGGTGATGGCTGCCACGCGCGCAGAGTCCCGCGCGCGAGAGATCTTCACCACGCTGGAGTACGGACCGGTGCCGGAGAGCCACGCATGCGTGCTG gcctggctggACACCCAGGACCGGTGCTTGGGTCACTATGTAGACGGAAAGTGGCTAAAACCGGAGCACAGGGACTCGTTGCCCTGCCAGGATCCTGTCACAG GGGAGCACTTGGCCAGCTGCCTGCAGGCCCAGCCTGAGGAtgtggcggcggcggcagaggCAGCCAGAACCGCGCTGGAGAGCTGGAGTGGACTCCCTGGGGCCTCCCGGGCCCAGCACCTGACCAG GCTGGCCAAGATGATCCAGAAGCACCAGCGGCTGCTCTGGACCCTGGAGTCCCTGGTTACTGGGCGGGCTGTCAGAGAGGTTCGAGACAGGGATATCCCCCTGGCCCTACAGCTGCTCCAGTACCATGCAATTCAGGcacacagccaggaagaggcGCTGGCAGGCTGGGAGCCCATGG GAGTGGTTGGTCTCATCTTGCCGCCCACGTTCTCCCTCCTTGAGATGATGTGGCGGATTTGCCCTGCTCTGGCTGTAG GCTGCACTGTGGTGGTCCTCGTGCCCCCAGCCTCCCCGacgcccctcctcctggcccagcTGGCAGGGGAACTAGGCCCTTTCCCAGGAATCCTCAACGTGCTCAGCGGCCCCACCTCCCTGGTACCTGTCCTGGCCGGCCAGCCTGGAGTCCAGAAGGTGGCCTTCTGCGGATCAGTGGAG GAAGGACGCGTCCTGCAGAGGACCCTGGCAGGCGTGGGGCCTGAGCTGGGCCTGGCACTGGGGGCCGAgtcgctgctgctgctgacgGAGGCGGCGGACGTGGACTCAGCCGTGGAGGGTGTCGTGGATGCAGCCTGGTCCGACCGCAGCCCG GGGGGCCTCAGGCTTCTTGTCCAGGAGTCCGTGTGGGAGGAGACGATGAGGCGGCTGCAGGCGCGGATGGAGCGGCTTCGGGGAGGCCGAGGGCTGGACGGGGCCGTGGACATGGGCACCCGAGGGGCCGCTGCGCGTGACCTGGCCCAGCACTACGTGCGAGAGGCCCAGAGCCAGGGCGCACAG GTGTTCCAGGCTGGTGACGTGCCCTCCGACAGCCCATTCTTTCCCCCCACCTTGGTCTCCGACCTTCCCCCAGCCGCCCCAGGCACCCAGGCAGAG GTGCCGTGGCCTGTGGTCGTGGCCTCCCCATTCCGCACGGCCAAGGAGGCGCTGGCCATGGCCAACGGGACACCGCGAGGCGGCAGCGCCAGCGTGTGGAGCGAGAGGCTGGGGCAGGCCCTGGAGCTGGGCTACGG gctgcaggtGGGCACCGTCTGGGTCAACGCCCACGGTCTCAGAGACCCGGCGGTACCCACAGGTGGCTGTAGGGAGAGCGGGTCATCCCGGCACGGCGGCCTAGAT GGTCTCTATGAGTACCTGCGACCCTCGGGGACCCCTGCCCGGCTGCCCTACCGTTCTGAGAATCTGAACTATGAGACCTTTGGCCTTGCTGTCCCCTCGACCCTACCAGCTGGGCCTGAAACAGGTCCCAG CCCAGCACCCCCGTATGGGCTTTTTGTGGCCGGCCGTTTCCAGGCTCCTGGGGCCCGGAGTTCCAGGCCCATCCAGGATTCACAGGGCAAACTCCATGGCTATGTGGCCGAGGGTGGAGCCAAGGATGTCCGAGGTGCCGTGGAGGCGGCTCACCAGGCTGCACCTGG CTGGGTGGGCCAGTCACCGGGAGCCCGGGCAGCCCTGCTATGGGCGCTGGCAGCCGCCCTGGAGCGCCGGGAGCCCACCTTGGCCTTGAGGCTGGAGAGGCACGGAGTGGAGCCCAAGGCTGCCAAGGCGGAGGTGAAGCTGAGCGTGAGGCGGCTTCGGGACTGGGGCGCTCGCGCACAGGCGCAGAACCACAGCCTACAG GTAGCTGAGCTGAGAGGTCCTGTGCTCCGACTGCGGGAGCCGCTGGGCGTTCTGGGTGTCGTGTGCCCGGatgagcgccccctgctggccttCATGTCCCTGCTGGCCCCTACCTTGGCGCTTGGCAACACTGTGGTCTTGGTGCCCAGCAGGACCTGTCCTATCCCTGCCTTGGACGTCTGCCAG GATATGGCCACCTTGCTGCCAGCAGGCGTGGTGAATGTGGTGACGGGGGACCAGGACCACCTGGCCCGCTGCCTGGCCTTGCACCAGGACGTCCAGGCGCTGTGGTATTTCGGGTCTGCCCAG GGCTCCCAGTTCTCGGAGTGGGCCTCCGCGGGAAACCTGAAGCCGGTGTGGGTGAGCAGGGGCTGCCCCCGGgcctgggagcaggaggctgcaggggcaggcCCCGAGCTCGAACTGCGCGCGGCCCGGACCAAGGCCCTGTGGCTGCCCATGGGCGACTGA
- the ALDH16A1 gene encoding aldehyde dehydrogenase family 16 member A1 isoform X2 codes for MLARGRGRRVLRLDHDLLQPALCSGEGGSTLWTSRFPWAERPADGGKWSGLVMAATRAESRAREIFTTLEYGPVPESHACVLAWLDTQDRCLGHYVDGKWLKPEHRDSLPCQDPVTGEHLASCLQAQPEDVAAAAEAARTALESWSGLPGASRAQHLTRLAKMIQKHQRLLWTLESLVTGRAVREVRDRDIPLALQLLQYHAIQAHSQEEALAGWEPMGVVGLILPPTFSLLEMMWRICPALAVGCTVVVLVPPASPTPLLLAQLAGELGPFPGILNVLSGPTSLVPVLAGQPGVQKVAFCGSVEEGRVLQRTLAGVGPELGLALGAESLLLLTEAADVDSAVEGVVDAAWSDRSPGGLRLLVQESVWEETMRRLQARMERLRGGRGLDGAVDMGTRGAAARDLAQHYVREAQSQGAQVFQAGDVPSDSPFFPPTLVSDLPPAAPGTQAEVPWPVVVASPFRTAKEALAMANGTPRGGSASVWSERLGQALELGYGLQVGTVWVNAHGLRDPAVPTGGCRESGSSRHGGLDGLYEYLRPSGTPARLPYRSENLNYETFGLAVPSTLPAGPETGPSPAPPYGLFVAGRFQAPGARSSRPIQDSQGKLHGYVAEGGAKDVRGAVEAAHQAAPGWVGQSPGARAALLWALAAALERREPTLALRLERHGVEPKAAKAEVKLSVRRLRDWGARAQAQNHSLQVAELRGPVLRLREPLGVLGVVCPDERPLLAFMSLLAPTLALGNTVVLVPSRTCPIPALDVCQDMATLLPAGVVNVVTGDQDHLARCLALHQDVQALWYFGSAQGSQFSEWASAGNLKPVWVSRGCPRAWEQEAAGAGPELELRAARTKALWLPMGD; via the exons ATGTTGGCACGTGGGCGGGGTCGCCGGGTGCTAAGGTTGGATCACGATCTCCTGCAGCCCGCCCTTTGCTCTGGAGAGGGCGGTTCCACCCTTTGGACCTCAAGGTTTCCTTGGGCAGAGCGCCCGGCAGACGGTGGAAAGTGGTCTGGACTGGTGATGGCTGCCACGCGCGCAGAGTCCCGCGCGCGAGAGATCTTCACCACGCTGGAGTACGGACCGGTGCCGGAGAGCCACGCATGCGTGCTG gcctggctggACACCCAGGACCGGTGCTTGGGTCACTATGTAGACGGAAAGTGGCTAAAACCGGAGCACAGGGACTCGTTGCCCTGCCAGGATCCTGTCACAG GGGAGCACTTGGCCAGCTGCCTGCAGGCCCAGCCTGAGGAtgtggcggcggcggcagaggCAGCCAGAACCGCGCTGGAGAGCTGGAGTGGACTCCCTGGGGCCTCCCGGGCCCAGCACCTGACCAG GCTGGCCAAGATGATCCAGAAGCACCAGCGGCTGCTCTGGACCCTGGAGTCCCTGGTTACTGGGCGGGCTGTCAGAGAGGTTCGAGACAGGGATATCCCCCTGGCCCTACAGCTGCTCCAGTACCATGCAATTCAGGcacacagccaggaagaggcGCTGGCAGGCTGGGAGCCCATGG GAGTGGTTGGTCTCATCTTGCCGCCCACGTTCTCCCTCCTTGAGATGATGTGGCGGATTTGCCCTGCTCTGGCTGTAG GCTGCACTGTGGTGGTCCTCGTGCCCCCAGCCTCCCCGacgcccctcctcctggcccagcTGGCAGGGGAACTAGGCCCTTTCCCAGGAATCCTCAACGTGCTCAGCGGCCCCACCTCCCTGGTACCTGTCCTGGCCGGCCAGCCTGGAGTCCAGAAGGTGGCCTTCTGCGGATCAGTGGAG GAAGGACGCGTCCTGCAGAGGACCCTGGCAGGCGTGGGGCCTGAGCTGGGCCTGGCACTGGGGGCCGAgtcgctgctgctgctgacgGAGGCGGCGGACGTGGACTCAGCCGTGGAGGGTGTCGTGGATGCAGCCTGGTCCGACCGCAGCCCG GGGGGCCTCAGGCTTCTTGTCCAGGAGTCCGTGTGGGAGGAGACGATGAGGCGGCTGCAGGCGCGGATGGAGCGGCTTCGGGGAGGCCGAGGGCTGGACGGGGCCGTGGACATGGGCACCCGAGGGGCCGCTGCGCGTGACCTGGCCCAGCACTACGTGCGAGAGGCCCAGAGCCAGGGCGCACAG GTGTTCCAGGCTGGTGACGTGCCCTCCGACAGCCCATTCTTTCCCCCCACCTTGGTCTCCGACCTTCCCCCAGCCGCCCCAGGCACCCAGGCAGAG GTGCCGTGGCCTGTGGTCGTGGCCTCCCCATTCCGCACGGCCAAGGAGGCGCTGGCCATGGCCAACGGGACACCGCGAGGCGGCAGCGCCAGCGTGTGGAGCGAGAGGCTGGGGCAGGCCCTGGAGCTGGGCTACGG gctgcaggtGGGCACCGTCTGGGTCAACGCCCACGGTCTCAGAGACCCGGCGGTACCCACAGGTGGCTGTAGGGAGAGCGGGTCATCCCGGCACGGCGGCCTAGAT GGTCTCTATGAGTACCTGCGACCCTCGGGGACCCCTGCCCGGCTGCCCTACCGTTCTGAGAATCTGAACTATGAGACCTTTGGCCTTGCTGTCCCCTCGACCCTACCAGCTGGGCCTGAAACAGGTCCCAG CCCAGCACCCCCGTATGGGCTTTTTGTGGCCGGCCGTTTCCAGGCTCCTGGGGCCCGGAGTTCCAGGCCCATCCAGGATTCACAGGGCAAACTCCATGGCTATGTGGCCGAGGGTGGAGCCAAGGATGTCCGAGGTGCCGTGGAGGCGGCTCACCAGGCTGCACCTGG CTGGGTGGGCCAGTCACCGGGAGCCCGGGCAGCCCTGCTATGGGCGCTGGCAGCCGCCCTGGAGCGCCGGGAGCCCACCTTGGCCTTGAGGCTGGAGAGGCACGGAGTGGAGCCCAAGGCTGCCAAGGCGGAGGTGAAGCTGAGCGTGAGGCGGCTTCGGGACTGGGGCGCTCGCGCACAGGCGCAGAACCACAGCCTACAG GTAGCTGAGCTGAGAGGTCCTGTGCTCCGACTGCGGGAGCCGCTGGGCGTTCTGGGTGTCGTGTGCCCGGatgagcgccccctgctggccttCATGTCCCTGCTGGCCCCTACCTTGGCGCTTGGCAACACTGTGGTCTTGGTGCCCAGCAGGACCTGTCCTATCCCTGCCTTGGACGTCTGCCAG GATATGGCCACCTTGCTGCCAGCAGGCGTGGTGAATGTGGTGACGGGGGACCAGGACCACCTGGCCCGCTGCCTGGCCTTGCACCAGGACGTCCAGGCGCTGTGGTATTTCGGGTCTGC CCAGGGCTCCCAGTTCTCGGAGTGGGCCTCCGCGGGAAACCTGAAGCCGGTGTGGGTGAGCAGGGGCTGCCCCCGGgcctgggagcaggaggctgcaggggcaggcCCCGAGCTCGAACTGCGCGCGGCCCGGACCAAGGCCCTGTGGCTGCCCATGGGCGACTGA
- the ALDH16A1 gene encoding aldehyde dehydrogenase family 16 member A1 isoform X3 — protein MAATRAESRAREIFTTLEYGPVPESHACVLAWLDTQDRCLGHYVDGKWLKPEHRDSLPCQDPVTGEHLASCLQAQPEDVAAAAEAARTALESWSGLPGASRAQHLTRLAKMIQKHQRLLWTLESLVTGRAVREVRDRDIPLALQLLQYHAIQAHSQEEALAGWEPMGVVGLILPPTFSLLEMMWRICPALAVGCTVVVLVPPASPTPLLLAQLAGELGPFPGILNVLSGPTSLVPVLAGQPGVQKVAFCGSVEEGRVLQRTLAGVGPELGLALGAESLLLLTEAADVDSAVEGVVDAAWSDRSPGGLRLLVQESVWEETMRRLQARMERLRGGRGLDGAVDMGTRGAAARDLAQHYVREAQSQGAQVFQAGDVPSDSPFFPPTLVSDLPPAAPGTQAEVPWPVVVASPFRTAKEALAMANGTPRGGSASVWSERLGQALELGYGLQVGTVWVNAHGLRDPAVPTGGCRESGSSRHGGLDGLYEYLRPSGTPARLPYRSENLNYETFGLAVPSTLPAGPETGPSPAPPYGLFVAGRFQAPGARSSRPIQDSQGKLHGYVAEGGAKDVRGAVEAAHQAAPGWVGQSPGARAALLWALAAALERREPTLALRLERHGVEPKAAKAEVKLSVRRLRDWGARAQAQNHSLQVAELRGPVLRLREPLGVLGVVCPDERPLLAFMSLLAPTLALGNTVVLVPSRTCPIPALDVCQDMATLLPAGVVNVVTGDQDHLARCLALHQDVQALWYFGSAQGSQFSEWASAGNLKPVWVSRGCPRAWEQEAAGAGPELELRAARTKALWLPMGD, from the exons ATGGCTGCCACGCGCGCAGAGTCCCGCGCGCGAGAGATCTTCACCACGCTGGAGTACGGACCGGTGCCGGAGAGCCACGCATGCGTGCTG gcctggctggACACCCAGGACCGGTGCTTGGGTCACTATGTAGACGGAAAGTGGCTAAAACCGGAGCACAGGGACTCGTTGCCCTGCCAGGATCCTGTCACAG GGGAGCACTTGGCCAGCTGCCTGCAGGCCCAGCCTGAGGAtgtggcggcggcggcagaggCAGCCAGAACCGCGCTGGAGAGCTGGAGTGGACTCCCTGGGGCCTCCCGGGCCCAGCACCTGACCAG GCTGGCCAAGATGATCCAGAAGCACCAGCGGCTGCTCTGGACCCTGGAGTCCCTGGTTACTGGGCGGGCTGTCAGAGAGGTTCGAGACAGGGATATCCCCCTGGCCCTACAGCTGCTCCAGTACCATGCAATTCAGGcacacagccaggaagaggcGCTGGCAGGCTGGGAGCCCATGG GAGTGGTTGGTCTCATCTTGCCGCCCACGTTCTCCCTCCTTGAGATGATGTGGCGGATTTGCCCTGCTCTGGCTGTAG GCTGCACTGTGGTGGTCCTCGTGCCCCCAGCCTCCCCGacgcccctcctcctggcccagcTGGCAGGGGAACTAGGCCCTTTCCCAGGAATCCTCAACGTGCTCAGCGGCCCCACCTCCCTGGTACCTGTCCTGGCCGGCCAGCCTGGAGTCCAGAAGGTGGCCTTCTGCGGATCAGTGGAG GAAGGACGCGTCCTGCAGAGGACCCTGGCAGGCGTGGGGCCTGAGCTGGGCCTGGCACTGGGGGCCGAgtcgctgctgctgctgacgGAGGCGGCGGACGTGGACTCAGCCGTGGAGGGTGTCGTGGATGCAGCCTGGTCCGACCGCAGCCCG GGGGGCCTCAGGCTTCTTGTCCAGGAGTCCGTGTGGGAGGAGACGATGAGGCGGCTGCAGGCGCGGATGGAGCGGCTTCGGGGAGGCCGAGGGCTGGACGGGGCCGTGGACATGGGCACCCGAGGGGCCGCTGCGCGTGACCTGGCCCAGCACTACGTGCGAGAGGCCCAGAGCCAGGGCGCACAG GTGTTCCAGGCTGGTGACGTGCCCTCCGACAGCCCATTCTTTCCCCCCACCTTGGTCTCCGACCTTCCCCCAGCCGCCCCAGGCACCCAGGCAGAG GTGCCGTGGCCTGTGGTCGTGGCCTCCCCATTCCGCACGGCCAAGGAGGCGCTGGCCATGGCCAACGGGACACCGCGAGGCGGCAGCGCCAGCGTGTGGAGCGAGAGGCTGGGGCAGGCCCTGGAGCTGGGCTACGG gctgcaggtGGGCACCGTCTGGGTCAACGCCCACGGTCTCAGAGACCCGGCGGTACCCACAGGTGGCTGTAGGGAGAGCGGGTCATCCCGGCACGGCGGCCTAGAT GGTCTCTATGAGTACCTGCGACCCTCGGGGACCCCTGCCCGGCTGCCCTACCGTTCTGAGAATCTGAACTATGAGACCTTTGGCCTTGCTGTCCCCTCGACCCTACCAGCTGGGCCTGAAACAGGTCCCAG CCCAGCACCCCCGTATGGGCTTTTTGTGGCCGGCCGTTTCCAGGCTCCTGGGGCCCGGAGTTCCAGGCCCATCCAGGATTCACAGGGCAAACTCCATGGCTATGTGGCCGAGGGTGGAGCCAAGGATGTCCGAGGTGCCGTGGAGGCGGCTCACCAGGCTGCACCTGG CTGGGTGGGCCAGTCACCGGGAGCCCGGGCAGCCCTGCTATGGGCGCTGGCAGCCGCCCTGGAGCGCCGGGAGCCCACCTTGGCCTTGAGGCTGGAGAGGCACGGAGTGGAGCCCAAGGCTGCCAAGGCGGAGGTGAAGCTGAGCGTGAGGCGGCTTCGGGACTGGGGCGCTCGCGCACAGGCGCAGAACCACAGCCTACAG GTAGCTGAGCTGAGAGGTCCTGTGCTCCGACTGCGGGAGCCGCTGGGCGTTCTGGGTGTCGTGTGCCCGGatgagcgccccctgctggccttCATGTCCCTGCTGGCCCCTACCTTGGCGCTTGGCAACACTGTGGTCTTGGTGCCCAGCAGGACCTGTCCTATCCCTGCCTTGGACGTCTGCCAG GATATGGCCACCTTGCTGCCAGCAGGCGTGGTGAATGTGGTGACGGGGGACCAGGACCACCTGGCCCGCTGCCTGGCCTTGCACCAGGACGTCCAGGCGCTGTGGTATTTCGGGTCTGCCCAG GGCTCCCAGTTCTCGGAGTGGGCCTCCGCGGGAAACCTGAAGCCGGTGTGGGTGAGCAGGGGCTGCCCCCGGgcctgggagcaggaggctgcaggggcaggcCCCGAGCTCGAACTGCGCGCGGCCCGGACCAAGGCCCTGTGGCTGCCCATGGGCGACTGA